One part of the Aneurinibacillus sp. REN35 genome encodes these proteins:
- a CDS encoding polysaccharide deacetylase family protein — translation MKTILLGILILLVVSPFVYAKQTPHNTRDQGVPVLLYHHILKKEENKKFRRNVGVITPELFARHMKVLHTNGYTTITLQELEQFIHKKRTVPTKSVVITFDDGYLSNIKYAYPILKKYRYKAVLFPITESIRKQPEVFNPDKLNYISWPELPRYSDIFQYEGHADTFHRMVGRKSFLLAKPSEDVLIDLGLSRMLLDTHYFAYPYGQYTKDTIQLVKKAGYTMALTTKPGKVHSGTPPFEVPRYSILSNTTIRQFKNMVGIQ, via the coding sequence ATGAAAACAATACTGCTTGGGATTTTGATTTTGCTTGTAGTAAGCCCATTTGTATATGCCAAACAAACTCCACATAACACAAGGGATCAAGGAGTCCCCGTATTGCTGTATCATCACATTTTGAAAAAGGAGGAAAATAAAAAATTCAGAAGAAATGTCGGCGTGATTACGCCTGAATTATTCGCTCGTCATATGAAAGTTCTTCACACCAATGGTTATACAACCATTACTTTGCAGGAGCTTGAACAGTTTATTCATAAGAAAAGAACAGTACCTACAAAAAGCGTTGTAATTACTTTTGATGACGGATATTTGAGCAATATTAAGTATGCCTATCCTATTTTAAAGAAATATCGGTACAAAGCCGTCCTTTTTCCGATTACAGAAAGCATAAGAAAACAGCCGGAAGTTTTTAACCCAGACAAGCTTAACTATATTAGCTGGCCTGAGCTTCCTCGATATTCGGATATATTTCAATATGAAGGACATGCGGATACGTTTCATCGAATGGTGGGAAGAAAGAGTTTTTTGCTTGCGAAGCCTTCAGAAGATGTGCTCATTGACCTTGGATTATCCAGAATGCTTCTAGATACTCATTACTTTGCCTATCCGTACGGACAATATACCAAAGATACAATACAACTGGTCAAAAAGGCAGGCTATACAATGGCATTGACGACAAAGCCCGGTAAAGTACATTCAGGAACACCACCTTTTGAAGTCCCAAGATACAGCATTCTATCCAACACAACGATCAGGCAATTTAAAAACATGGTTGGAATTCAGTAA
- a CDS encoding MFS transporter has protein sequence MDDKKTWDLISAASIPLVMTLGNSMLIPVLPIMEKKMGISPLQASMVITVYSVVAILFIPLAGFLSDRMGRKIIIIPSLLIAGLGGLLSGWAAWKMSNPYLMILVGRFLQGVGAAGAFPIVMPLIGDMFHSKSEVSEGLGFIETSNTFGKVVSPVLGASLASLLWYIPFFATTVFCLISALLVAFFVKAPNEQKKAKDFKAFKASIVHIFKTEGRWLYAIFFIGCIAMFVLFGVLFHLSSILENQYKIEGVVKGLILAIPLAALCISSYSTGKVIGENKIIMKWCAFIGMIVLSGSILWISFSNGIYLLLFALCLGGIGIGVALPSLDALVIQGFEKEARGTITSLYNSARFIGVALGPPVFAFLIKFSHETLFFSVTGICVIAAVLSLFAIKPPDKPPQKGTVFSTLSPKKEPG, from the coding sequence ATGGATGATAAAAAAACATGGGATTTGATCTCAGCCGCGTCAATTCCACTTGTTATGACATTAGGCAATTCGATGCTGATCCCTGTTCTGCCAATCATGGAGAAAAAAATGGGAATATCTCCATTGCAGGCCAGTATGGTGATTACCGTTTATTCTGTAGTGGCGATCTTGTTTATTCCTTTGGCCGGATTTCTCTCCGATCGAATGGGACGAAAAATCATTATTATTCCCAGTCTCCTTATCGCTGGACTCGGAGGTCTTTTATCGGGCTGGGCAGCCTGGAAAATGTCCAATCCGTATTTAATGATTCTTGTGGGTCGGTTTCTACAGGGAGTAGGCGCAGCAGGTGCGTTTCCAATTGTTATGCCTCTGATTGGAGATATGTTTCATAGTAAGAGCGAAGTAAGCGAAGGATTAGGCTTTATTGAAACATCGAATACGTTCGGCAAGGTAGTAAGCCCGGTTTTAGGGGCCTCCTTAGCATCGCTTCTGTGGTACATTCCGTTCTTTGCTACAACTGTCTTTTGTTTAATCTCAGCGTTACTTGTAGCTTTTTTTGTAAAAGCGCCGAACGAGCAAAAAAAAGCGAAGGATTTTAAGGCGTTTAAAGCATCCATTGTGCATATTTTCAAGACTGAGGGTCGTTGGTTGTATGCTATTTTTTTTATTGGCTGCATTGCTATGTTTGTTTTGTTTGGTGTTCTTTTTCATTTATCCTCCATATTAGAAAATCAATATAAAATCGAAGGGGTGGTAAAAGGACTCATTTTAGCCATTCCGCTAGCAGCTTTATGCATCAGTTCATATAGCACCGGTAAAGTAATTGGGGAGAATAAGATCATAATGAAGTGGTGCGCCTTTATAGGGATGATTGTTTTATCTGGAAGCATATTATGGATCAGTTTTTCAAATGGGATTTATCTTCTGCTTTTTGCGCTTTGCCTAGGGGGCATTGGTATTGGTGTAGCTCTTCCTAGCCTGGATGCTTTAGTTATACAGGGGTTCGAAAAGGAAGCACGAGGAACGATTACATCGTTATACAACAGCGCCCGTTTTATTGGTGTAGCGCTTGGTCCTCCTGTCTTCGCCTTTTTAATAAAATTCTCTCATGAAACTTTATTTTTTTCGGTTACGGGGATATGCGTGATCGCTGCCGTTCTTTCGTTATTTGCAATTAAGCCTCCGGACAAACCGCCGCAAAAAGGTACGGTTTTTTCAACCCTTTCACCTAAAAAAGAACCCGGCTGA
- a CDS encoding oligosaccharide flippase family protein, with protein MAIPVFFRQLALRTSAIFVVKLMGALIRIPLFRLLGAEGVGLYQMAYSFYGLVLTFIMGGFPTALSLLTAKDARKGKTLTIILLVCLAFVGSCAAYLTYIFAPRIALFMGDQKLTVAIQYIAPALFTVPLLHLIRGYLQGIEYYGYIAGSEVIEQLVRVCTMLGLVTLWMMHGEVWTVGGAVFGAFSGAVCALLFLLFPLRVSFQVSNNERTTQSLFIGFPIFLHSALAILATRLVVPVSEFLDALIIPHRLQDGGMSITQATAVFGEISGMAVTAVYVPTIVTAAISHTLSSKVAEDWKSKKYNAFSRKSRLTIQLTWGWGIVSLLFLFFYAYEISTLLFGNDEVGRGIRYLCAVPLLTGIREVTTTILWSQEREKEPIMGLILGIVCSVILAYFLVAIPGYGYEGAALSILSLECVAAIWNVVQIKKMNNGIFLIFPALWEAICILVTGVLYFFLLSTMKGAFFHTLPIFVQEIGAMALFGGGMAVYIGIRFLKKNRYAIY; from the coding sequence ATGGCTATTCCTGTTTTTTTCAGACAGCTGGCACTTCGCACAAGTGCCATTTTTGTTGTTAAGTTGATGGGCGCGCTTATTCGTATTCCGCTATTTCGTCTGCTTGGAGCAGAAGGAGTGGGCCTTTATCAGATGGCCTACTCTTTTTATGGACTGGTTCTTACCTTTATCATGGGTGGATTTCCAACCGCACTCTCCTTGTTAACAGCTAAGGATGCAAGAAAAGGAAAAACTTTAACAATCATCCTGCTTGTCTGCTTAGCGTTCGTTGGAAGCTGTGCGGCGTATCTGACGTATATTTTTGCTCCGAGGATTGCACTGTTTATGGGGGATCAAAAGCTGACAGTTGCGATTCAGTACATAGCGCCTGCTTTATTTACGGTTCCGCTGCTTCATCTTATCAGGGGTTATCTTCAAGGGATAGAATACTATGGGTATATTGCGGGTTCGGAAGTGATTGAACAATTGGTTCGTGTCTGCACCATGCTTGGGTTGGTTACATTATGGATGATGCATGGAGAAGTATGGACTGTCGGTGGAGCTGTCTTTGGAGCTTTTAGCGGAGCAGTATGTGCTCTCTTGTTTTTATTGTTTCCGCTGCGTGTGTCCTTTCAAGTTAGTAATAATGAAAGGACGACACAAAGTCTTTTTATCGGCTTTCCCATTTTCCTGCACAGTGCATTGGCGATTTTGGCAACCAGGCTGGTTGTCCCGGTATCTGAGTTTCTAGATGCCCTTATTATTCCACATCGTCTGCAGGATGGAGGCATGAGCATCACTCAGGCGACGGCTGTTTTTGGTGAGATTTCCGGAATGGCCGTAACGGCTGTGTATGTGCCAACAATTGTAACGGCTGCCATCTCACATACACTGTCGTCAAAAGTAGCGGAGGATTGGAAAAGTAAAAAATATAACGCTTTTTCCAGAAAGTCGCGTCTCACCATCCAGCTCACCTGGGGATGGGGGATTGTTTCCCTGCTTTTTCTTTTCTTCTATGCATATGAAATTTCAACTCTGCTCTTTGGAAATGACGAGGTTGGGCGTGGCATTCGTTATTTGTGTGCTGTTCCCTTGCTTACGGGAATCCGGGAAGTAACAACGACCATCCTATGGTCACAGGAGAGGGAGAAGGAGCCGATAATGGGTCTTATACTAGGAATCGTGTGCTCTGTCATTCTCGCCTATTTTCTTGTCGCCATTCCCGGGTATGGATATGAAGGAGCAGCGCTCAGTATTTTGTCATTAGAATGTGTAGCAGCGATATGGAACGTAGTACAAATTAAAAAAATGAACAATGGTATTTTTCTTATATTCCCTGCGCTGTGGGAAGCCATTTGTATTCTTGTTACCGGAGTGCTGTATTTTTTTCTGCTCAGTACAATGAAGGGCGCGTTCTTTCACACCCTTCCTATCTTCGTTCAAGAAATTGGCGCCATGGCTTTATTTGGTGGAGGAATGGCTGTGTATATCGGAATAAGATTTTTGAAAAAGAATCGGTACGCAATTTACTGA